A single region of the Planctomycetota bacterium genome encodes:
- a CDS encoding tetratricopeptide repeat protein: MDRTIPARPLTRWAGSLILLLASALSALGGAAAPPGGDKIWQKGKDTPIPGVITGESVEGIKLGATMSIPIISVANIDYFDAPDAYRRGHDRMEQGLYSDAIKLFEAALRNPTKAREFWLEPACRYYIALCYVEDGTDLATAEAKFKELLEKHPDTRFLPDALLGLGRVQFNARRFDAAIAQFKKLGDLAAAKNGWEEWLSTAYLWQARSYLESDRYDEAQRAVKRVLDAVGDPKHDLAIQARTILAMVLLKEDKPDRAVDLLRELIKTIAPRVAEEVDKGGADVRMQRTEAQCHNALGQAYLKLYGKTKKEEDLRSALLAYLWTVVLYPRSQFGGEHAEALYNAAQCFEKLKQKNRATELLNELTQKYPDSPFTRLLTPGKAAIPRKETEK; the protein is encoded by the coding sequence TTGGACCGCACGATTCCTGCAAGGCCACTGACCCGGTGGGCGGGAAGCCTGATCCTGCTACTCGCCTCGGCGCTGAGCGCGCTGGGCGGGGCAGCGGCGCCGCCCGGTGGCGACAAGATCTGGCAGAAGGGCAAGGATACCCCCATCCCCGGCGTCATCACCGGGGAGTCGGTCGAGGGGATCAAACTGGGCGCTACGATGTCCATCCCCATCATCTCCGTAGCCAACATAGACTACTTCGACGCCCCTGACGCATATCGGCGCGGCCACGACCGGATGGAACAGGGCCTCTACAGCGATGCGATCAAGCTCTTCGAGGCCGCCCTGCGGAATCCCACGAAGGCCCGTGAGTTCTGGCTCGAGCCTGCCTGCCGCTACTACATCGCCCTCTGCTACGTAGAAGACGGCACCGATCTCGCGACTGCGGAAGCCAAGTTCAAGGAACTGCTGGAGAAGCATCCCGACACGCGCTTCCTGCCCGACGCTCTACTGGGCCTGGGGCGCGTGCAGTTCAACGCCCGCCGCTTCGATGCGGCTATTGCGCAGTTCAAGAAGCTGGGCGACCTTGCTGCTGCCAAGAACGGCTGGGAGGAGTGGCTTTCTACCGCGTACCTGTGGCAGGCGCGGTCCTACCTGGAGTCGGACAGGTACGACGAGGCGCAGCGCGCCGTCAAGCGGGTGCTGGACGCGGTAGGCGACCCGAAGCACGACCTGGCCATCCAGGCGCGCACCATCCTGGCGATGGTGCTGCTGAAGGAGGACAAGCCCGACAGGGCCGTGGATCTCCTCAGGGAGCTCATCAAGACCATCGCCCCGCGCGTGGCCGAGGAGGTAGACAAGGGCGGAGCCGACGTCCGCATGCAACGCACCGAGGCCCAGTGCCATAATGCCTTGGGCCAAGCCTACCTGAAACTATACGGCAAGACCAAGAAGGAGGAAGACCTCCGCTCGGCTCTGCTGGCGTACCTGTGGACGGTGGTCCTCTACCCCCGGTCGCAGTTCGGTGGCGAGCATGCCGAGGCGTTGTACAACGCGGCCCAGTGTTTCGAGAAACTCAAGCAAAAGAACCGTGCGACCGAGCTCCTCAACGAGCTCACGCAGAAGTACCCGGATAGCCCGTTCACGCGCCTGCTGACTCCCGGCAAGGCAGCCATTCCGAGAAAGGAGACGGAGAAGTGA
- a CDS encoding MotA/TolQ/ExbB proton channel family protein: MKGWLAVVLMTVMVVAVGLTIGFAPLHAEEAPPAPDAKAGAPEAVPAPPTPEPAPAPVTDTEKATVRRESLMDQLNKGGVIGWIIMALSPVALALIIEHAVTLRREKMCPPELVQELNDYFNEEQYEEALELCNVERNFLTNVTRAGLSRLDAGFEAMQQAMTSAAEEEFTNYQLRISWLSLIGNIAPMLGLLGTVQGMIGAFGKIAYMTVVKPSVLAGNINVALVTTFQGLTVAIPVMCAYQYIANRIVANVLASGSTVSELMDRFRGKK; the protein is encoded by the coding sequence ATGAAGGGCTGGCTGGCGGTGGTGCTGATGACTGTGATGGTGGTGGCGGTGGGTCTGACCATCGGCTTCGCGCCGCTGCACGCCGAGGAGGCCCCGCCGGCGCCCGATGCCAAGGCGGGGGCGCCTGAAGCCGTGCCCGCCCCGCCGACGCCGGAGCCCGCGCCGGCTCCTGTGACGGACACCGAGAAAGCAACAGTGCGGCGCGAGTCGCTGATGGATCAGCTCAACAAGGGCGGTGTCATCGGCTGGATCATCATGGCCCTCTCGCCGGTCGCCTTGGCGCTCATCATCGAGCACGCGGTCACCCTGCGCCGCGAGAAAATGTGCCCGCCGGAGCTCGTGCAGGAGTTGAACGACTACTTCAACGAAGAGCAATACGAGGAGGCGCTGGAACTCTGCAACGTCGAGCGCAACTTCCTCACAAACGTGACGCGCGCCGGCTTGAGCCGGCTCGACGCGGGCTTCGAGGCCATGCAGCAGGCGATGACCTCGGCGGCGGAAGAGGAGTTCACGAACTACCAGCTTCGCATCTCGTGGCTCTCACTCATCGGCAATATCGCCCCGATGTTGGGGCTGCTGGGCACGGTGCAAGGCATGATCGGCGCCTTCGGCAAGATTGCCTATATGACCGTGGTCAAGCCGTCCGTGCTGGCCGGCAACATCAACGTCGCCCTGGTTACCACCTTCCAGGGCTTGACCGTGGCCATCCCGGTCATGTGCGCCTACCAATACATCGCCAACCGCATCGTGGCGAACGTGCTGGCCTCGGGCAGCACGGTGAGCGAGTTGATGGACCGCTTCCGTGGCAAGAAGTAG
- a CDS encoding biopolymer transporter ExbD, with product MIRGASRRIMLTKLNMTPMIDCVFLLNLFFMTVTELTRQDDIEAILLPDIKQAIPDENPDPERLVINVLKDGTMIIGGNECSDQQVEDALLVESRLTRNAEGISDRTVLVKADERTPFKHIRRLMTMCVKRNIRIWRISFGVKPQEMTAGE from the coding sequence ATGATTAGGGGCGCCAGCCGTCGAATCATGCTGACCAAGCTCAACATGACCCCCATGATTGACTGCGTGTTCCTGCTGAACCTGTTCTTCATGACGGTCACCGAGTTGACTCGGCAGGACGACATCGAAGCCATCCTGCTTCCTGACATCAAACAGGCCATCCCGGATGAGAACCCCGACCCTGAACGCCTCGTCATCAACGTCCTGAAGGATGGGACGATGATCATCGGCGGCAACGAGTGCAGTGACCAGCAGGTCGAGGACGCCCTTCTGGTCGAATCGCGACTCACGCGCAATGCGGAGGGGATCAGTGACCGCACTGTGCTCGTGAAGGCCGATGAGCGGACACCGTTCAAGCACATCCGCAGACTGATGACCATGTGCGTGAAGCGCAACATTCGAATCTGGCGCATCTCCTTCGGCGTCAAACCTCAGGAGATGACTGCCGGGGAGTAA
- a CDS encoding biopolymer transporter ExbD gives MALISSDTKKRVTLTEMNMTPMIDCVFLLLLFFMVGMKFKELDRKLDMDLPKTGKPNPSDPNVLNTELWVRIMVKRGTEANPQPQYYVDQKAMRDKEHLRATLRQHAAIPGARKDPVILDVSEDAHHGWLMIALDYLHEMKFQSINFRQ, from the coding sequence ATGGCCTTGATCTCGTCTGACACTAAGAAGAGGGTCACGCTCACTGAGATGAACATGACCCCCATGATTGACTGCGTGTTCCTTCTCCTCCTGTTCTTCATGGTGGGCATGAAGTTCAAGGAACTGGACCGCAAGCTCGACATGGACCTGCCGAAGACCGGCAAACCCAACCCCTCCGACCCCAATGTTCTGAACACGGAGCTGTGGGTGCGGATCATGGTCAAGCGGGGGACGGAGGCCAACCCGCAGCCGCAGTACTACGTGGACCAGAAGGCGATGCGCGATAAGGAGCACCTCCGGGCCACTCTGAGACAACACGCGGCAATTCCCGGAGCCAGGAAAGACCCTGTGATCCTGGACGTCAGCGAGGACGCCCATCACGGCTGGCTCATGATCGCTCTGGACTACCTGCACGAGATGAAGTTTCAGAGCATCAACTTCAGGCAGTGA